Genomic DNA from Paucilactobacillus hokkaidonensis JCM 18461:
AAGAAGACAGCAACGCCATCTTCATCATTGTTCAATGTAACGTCAGTTCCTTGCTCTTCAATTGCAGGCAAACCATTATCCATGACAACTCCAACTTGAGCAGCTTTCAACATTCCTAAGTCATTTTCAGCATCCCCGAATGTCATTAAATTTTCAAATGTCCAACCATAATGGGCCAACAAAGCCTTTAACCCCACAGCCTTATCCATGTCATGATCTAGGAACTCTAGGATTTTAGGCTGAGAACGAACAACGTGATAATGCTCAAACATTTCAGGCGTTAACTCTGCAAAAGCTTGATCCAGCACTTCCGGTTGACTTGCCATAACCGCCTTACTATATGGGTGCTCTGCTAATTGTTGAAAATCAGTTGGAATAAATTCAATCTTGGCATTTAACATTTGTTGATAAACAGATGGCGTCAAATCTGTTAATGGATATACCGATTCAAAATCCAACACATCAAGCGGAAACTTATGTTCAGCTCCGAAATCATGCAATAATGCTAACTGTTCCTTGGTAATCCCTTGTTCAGTTAATATTTGTCGTTGTGGATTTTGAATCACTAGTGCACCGTTAAACGTAATTGTAAAATCATCAACATTAGTTAACCCTAACTGTTCAATATACGGCCAAATGGCATTAATTGGCCGACCAGTACATAAAACAACCTTAATCCCCTGGGTTGCTAACTCCCTCAATTCGCGTTCGTTACGTTCACTTATTTTCTTATCACTGGTTAATAGCGTTCCATCTAAATCCAGTGCAACCATTTTAATCATTTTAGTTTTGGCCCCCTTATTCTTTAGCAACAATCTTAGCATTAAAAGGCCAAAATAAAAACTGGGTCATAACAAAATATATTCTGTCATAACCCAGTTTTATTATGGATTTCGTTGATCATAATTGTCCGTAGCGTACTCATCCATAATTTATTTTTCGTCCGATTTAATAATTTTACGATCAAAGTCCTCAATAAAGTCTAATATTTCTTGTGCTTTATCTTCCCCAAACACATCAACCCATCCAGCAAACCGTTTCGTAACATTTGCACTAATTTCAGCTTCAACTGCCTTGCCTGTTTTAGTTAAATGTAAAAATAATCTACGTCGATCATGTGGATCAGCTCGTTGATAAATATATTTATGTCGCAATAATACCTTGATTTGCCGTGAAATAGCACTACGCGTCACTTGCCTATTTTCAGCAATATCCATTAACATAATCTTTTTTTCATTTGCAACATCGTGTAAAATTAAGTACTGTTCAAATGACAAATGGTACTTAGCTGCTGGTTCAGAAATAAAACTATCCAACGACTTTAGTGTTGACATATAAAGACTAATTGCCTTGTTTAATAGTTCATCTGATGAAGCCATTAACTCACCCTCGATATGATTTTATTTTCTAACTACTTCCACCCAATATATCGCTTTGAATTTCTACCATAGCTTAGAATATGCTACACTAAATGTATTCTGTCAACTACTTAATCTTTAGGGGCCTTAACTGTGAAACTTAAACCAATTCATGACATCGAATTAAATCTACTAGAAACTTTTATTATGGTGTGTCGTCAATACTCAATTTCATATTTTTTAATTGGTGGTTCTCTTCTAGGAGCCATCAGGCACCAGGGATTCATTCCGTGGGATGATGATCTAGACATTGGTATGACCCGCCAAGACTATAATCAATTTTTAAAGGTTGCACCAGTCACCCTCGCACACACCAGTTACTTTTTACAAACGCCTTATTCTGATCGTAATTATGGTTTAAGCTACGCCAAATTATTGGATCTTGATACTGATATTCAAGAATTCAACAATATTAATAATGCTAAAAAAGGAATTTTTATCGATATTTTCCCCTTTGACGCAATTCCGCTTGCTAGTGGCGAACGCACTGCCCAAATGGCTAAATTTAAGTTTTATGACAGTTCA
This window encodes:
- a CDS encoding MarR family winged helix-turn-helix transcriptional regulator; amino-acid sequence: MASSDELLNKAISLYMSTLKSLDSFISEPAAKYHLSFEQYLILHDVANEKKIMLMDIAENRQVTRSAISRQIKVLLRHKYIYQRADPHDRRRLFLHLTKTGKAVEAEISANVTKRFAGWVDVFGEDKAQEILDFIEDFDRKIIKSDEK
- a CDS encoding Cof-type HAD-IIB family hydrolase yields the protein MIKMVALDLDGTLLTSDKKISERNERELRELATQGIKVVLCTGRPINAIWPYIEQLGLTNVDDFTITFNGALVIQNPQRQILTEQGITKEQLALLHDFGAEHKFPLDVLDFESVYPLTDLTPSVYQQMLNAKIEFIPTDFQQLAEHPYSKAVMASQPEVLDQAFAELTPEMFEHYHVVRSQPKILEFLDHDMDKAVGLKALLAHYGWTFENLMTFGDAENDLGMLKAAQVGVVMDNGLPAIEEQGTDVTLNNDEDGVAVFLEKYFN
- a CDS encoding LicD family protein, whose translation is MKLKPIHDIELNLLETFIMVCRQYSISYFLIGGSLLGAIRHQGFIPWDDDLDIGMTRQDYNQFLKVAPVTLAHTSYFLQTPYSDRNYGLSYAKLLDLDTDIQEFNNINNAKKGIFIDIFPFDAIPLASGERTAQMAKFKFYDSSILLRLGYHLVDSPLSKMIKPLSIKQYNEVRQLKHKRDAIMQQFSDQVPTEFKNIASQYRYDREIMRNDDMKMLTTHPFEHLNVSIPQNYDHILTRMYGNYMRLPPKKDQVQKHFKQITINGETLT